In one window of Streptomyces showdoensis DNA:
- a CDS encoding SIR2 family NAD-dependent protein deacylase has translation MSMVAILSGAGISTDSGIPDYRGPDGLWRRDPEAERLVTYGPYMADPDVRRRSWRMRLDGPVLSAEPNVAHHAVAAFEKSGHALRVVTQNVDGLHQAAGVPERKVLELHGSARSVVCTACHARSSTAEALDRVRAGEDDPACAECGGILKTATVMFGQRLDPVVLGNAMSIAKAAEVFVAVGTSLQAQPAASLAGIAAEHGARLIIVNAEPTPYDPLADEVVREPIGTALPALLERLR, from the coding sequence ATGAGCATGGTCGCGATCCTCAGCGGAGCCGGAATCTCCACCGACTCGGGCATCCCCGACTACCGGGGCCCCGACGGGCTCTGGCGGCGCGACCCGGAGGCCGAGCGGCTCGTCACCTACGGGCCGTACATGGCCGACCCGGACGTCCGCCGCCGCTCCTGGCGGATGCGGCTCGACGGTCCGGTCCTGAGCGCCGAGCCGAACGTGGCGCACCACGCGGTCGCGGCCTTCGAGAAGAGCGGGCACGCGCTGCGGGTGGTGACGCAGAACGTGGACGGGCTGCACCAGGCCGCCGGGGTCCCCGAGCGCAAGGTGCTCGAACTGCACGGCTCCGCGCGCTCGGTGGTCTGCACCGCGTGCCACGCCCGCTCGTCGACGGCCGAGGCCCTGGACCGGGTGCGGGCCGGCGAGGACGACCCGGCCTGTGCGGAGTGCGGCGGGATCCTCAAGACGGCGACGGTGATGTTCGGCCAGCGGCTGGACCCGGTGGTGCTGGGGAACGCGATGTCCATCGCCAAGGCGGCCGAGGTGTTCGTCGCCGTCGGCACGAGCCTGCAGGCGCAGCCGGCCGCCTCGCTCGCGGGGATCGCGGCCGAGCACGGGGCCCGGCTGATCATCGTGAACGCCGAGCCCACGCCGTACGATCCGCTGGCGGACGAGGTCGTGCGCGAGCCGATCGGGACGGCGCTGCCCGCGCTGCTGGAGCGGCTGCGCTAG
- a CDS encoding O-acetyl-ADP-ribose deacetylase has protein sequence MTSRPSIVLVLGDITYQHADVIVNAANSSLLGGGGVDGAIHRKGGPAILAECRALRAGHYGRGLPTGRAVATTAGELAARWVVHTVGPVYSREEDRSELLASCYGESLRVAAELGAETVAFPAVSTGIFGWPMDDGARIAIRTVREEAAAPVKEVRFVLFDREAYEVFVTALAEADAGGR, from the coding sequence ATGACCAGCAGGCCCTCGATCGTCCTCGTCCTGGGCGACATCACGTACCAGCACGCCGACGTCATCGTGAACGCCGCCAACTCCTCGCTGCTCGGCGGCGGAGGGGTGGACGGCGCGATCCACCGCAAGGGCGGACCCGCGATCCTCGCCGAGTGCCGCGCCCTGCGCGCCGGCCACTACGGCCGCGGCCTGCCCACCGGCCGCGCCGTCGCCACCACCGCGGGCGAGCTCGCCGCCCGCTGGGTCGTCCACACCGTCGGCCCCGTGTACAGCCGGGAGGAGGACCGCTCCGAGCTGCTGGCCTCCTGCTACGGGGAATCCCTGCGGGTGGCCGCCGAGCTCGGGGCCGAGACCGTCGCCTTCCCCGCCGTCTCCACCGGGATCTTCGGCTGGCCCATGGACGACGGCGCGCGCATCGCGATCCGCACCGTCCGCGAGGAGGCCGCCGCCCCCGTCAAGGAGGTCCGCTTCGTGCTCTTCGACCGGGAGGCGTACGAGGTCTTCGTCACGGCGCTCGCGGAGGCCGACGCCGGCGGACGTTGA
- a CDS encoding ADP-ribosylglycohydrolase family protein, whose translation MGLLKHGELADRILGGWTGRIAGNMLGKPVERGDHWTPERIDAYLRLTDALPLTDYLPPPPTADADGFELRPEWPQCVRGRIHGSCRDDDIDYSILVLHLLETRGFAFTTEQVGELWLLRLPYLQTFTAERVAYRNLANGLKPPLTATYDNPHQEWIGALIRADVYGWTSPGDPRRAASLARRDAVLSHTGNGVYGAMWAAALVAAAFTAPGPRAALETALERVPASSRLARAVRHTMTLHEAGLEWSETLAELRKETGGLGWIHTVPNAAVLTAGLLYGEGDFTRTITLTVRGGLDTDSNGATAGSVAGVLCGAAAIPPQWSEPLRDRVRSAVSGYDGVRIGELAERTLRLATLTG comes from the coding sequence ATGGGCCTCCTCAAGCACGGCGAACTCGCCGACCGGATCCTCGGCGGCTGGACGGGGCGGATCGCGGGGAACATGCTCGGCAAGCCGGTCGAGCGCGGCGACCACTGGACGCCCGAGCGGATCGACGCCTACCTGCGGCTCACCGACGCCCTCCCGCTCACCGACTACCTGCCCCCGCCCCCCACCGCCGACGCGGACGGCTTCGAGCTGCGGCCCGAGTGGCCGCAGTGCGTGCGCGGCCGGATCCACGGCAGCTGCCGGGACGACGACATCGACTACTCGATCCTGGTCCTGCACCTCCTGGAGACACGGGGCTTCGCCTTCACCACCGAGCAGGTCGGCGAGCTGTGGCTGCTGCGGCTGCCCTATCTGCAGACCTTCACCGCCGAGCGGGTCGCCTACCGCAACCTCGCCAACGGGCTGAAGCCCCCGCTGACGGCCACGTACGACAATCCGCACCAGGAGTGGATCGGGGCGCTGATCCGTGCGGACGTCTACGGCTGGACCTCCCCCGGCGACCCGCGCCGGGCCGCCTCGCTGGCCCGCCGGGACGCGGTCCTGTCGCACACGGGCAACGGGGTGTACGGGGCGATGTGGGCGGCCGCCCTGGTCGCCGCGGCCTTCACCGCGCCCGGCCCGCGCGCCGCCCTGGAGACCGCCCTGGAGCGCGTCCCGGCGAGCAGCCGGCTCGCCAGGGCGGTGCGGCACACCATGACCCTGCACGAGGCGGGCCTGGAGTGGTCCGAGACCCTCGCCGAGCTGCGGAAGGAGACCGGCGGCCTCGGCTGGATCCACACCGTCCCCAACGCGGCGGTGCTGACCGCCGGACTCCTGTACGGGGAGGGCGACTTCACCCGTACCATCACGCTCACCGTGCGCGGCGGGCTGGACACCGACTCCAACGGGGCGACCGCCGGCTCGGTGGCCGGCGTGCTGTGCGGGGCGGCGGCCATCCCGCCGCAGTGGTCGGAGCCGCTGCGCGACCGGGTGCGCAGCGCGGTGTCCGGCTACGACGGCGTGCGGATCGGCGAACTCGCCGAACGGACCCTGCGGCTCGCTACGCTGACGGGATGA
- a CDS encoding class I SAM-dependent methyltransferase, whose translation MSGTESSDYTQRLARLETSGIKRLLPTQAPYRWNLKRLGLGRVLDVGCGLGRNLLNCGPDSVGVDHNATSVATCRERGLTAYTPDELAGAEDCGPGSFDSLLCAHVLEHMDEALGNSILEQYLPLVKPGGSVVLICPQEAGYKTDATHVRFVDFEGLRGHAEKVGLTIDRTYSFPFARSVGKVFPYNEFILVART comes from the coding sequence ATGTCCGGCACGGAGTCCTCCGACTACACCCAGCGGCTCGCGCGGCTCGAGACCTCGGGCATCAAGCGGCTGTTGCCGACCCAGGCGCCGTACCGGTGGAACCTGAAGCGCCTGGGCCTGGGCCGGGTGCTCGACGTGGGCTGCGGACTCGGGCGCAACCTGCTGAACTGCGGCCCCGACAGCGTCGGCGTCGACCACAACGCGACCTCGGTCGCCACCTGCCGCGAGCGCGGCCTGACCGCCTACACGCCGGACGAGCTCGCCGGGGCCGAGGACTGCGGACCCGGCTCCTTCGATTCGCTGCTCTGCGCCCACGTGCTGGAGCACATGGACGAGGCGCTGGGGAACTCGATCCTGGAGCAGTACCTGCCGCTGGTGAAGCCGGGCGGCTCGGTGGTCCTGATCTGTCCGCAGGAGGCGGGCTACAAGACGGACGCCACCCACGTGCGCTTCGTCGACTTCGAGGGCCTGCGCGGGCACGCGGAGAAGGTGGGCCTGACCATCGACCGCACCTACTCCTTCCCCTTCGCGCGCTCGGTCGGCAAGGTCTTCCCCTACAACGAGTTCATCCTGGTCGCCCGCACCTAG
- a CDS encoding inositol monophosphatase family protein yields MTGHSELTDPTAPSADAFGAFLAHVLAGGTSEVEEAVRKAAAAEIMPRFRQLGAEEIVEKNGPHDLVTVADRAAEAHLTASLTALLPGSVVVGEEAVHADPAVYEALKGDAPVWIVDPVDGTRQFVHGEAGFCTLVALARHGELLASWTYAPVLEELAVAVRGGGATVNGEVIRSGSPAPGAALAIATSHPDYTTPDQKRALLGLRTEGVRPRPCGSAGLEYLAVAKGELDAVAFSWEYAWDHAAGLLLVAEAGGTDRTLTGERYRITGGNALPFTAARDAATAEWVRSLLGAG; encoded by the coding sequence ATGACCGGACACAGCGAGCTCACGGACCCGACCGCCCCCTCCGCCGACGCCTTCGGCGCCTTCCTCGCCCACGTCCTCGCCGGCGGCACGAGCGAGGTGGAGGAGGCGGTCCGCAAGGCGGCGGCCGCCGAGATCATGCCGCGCTTCCGGCAGCTCGGCGCGGAGGAGATCGTCGAGAAGAACGGGCCGCACGACCTGGTCACCGTCGCCGACCGGGCCGCCGAGGCCCACCTGACCGCCTCCCTCACCGCCCTGCTTCCCGGCTCCGTCGTCGTCGGCGAGGAGGCCGTGCACGCCGACCCCGCGGTGTACGAGGCGCTCAAGGGCGACGCCCCCGTCTGGATCGTCGACCCCGTGGACGGCACCCGCCAGTTCGTGCACGGTGAGGCGGGCTTCTGCACCCTGGTCGCCCTCGCCCGGCACGGCGAGCTCCTGGCCTCCTGGACCTACGCGCCCGTCCTGGAGGAGCTGGCCGTCGCCGTGCGCGGCGGCGGGGCCACGGTCAACGGGGAGGTCATACGGTCGGGCTCGCCCGCCCCGGGAGCGGCCCTCGCCATCGCCACCTCGCACCCCGACTACACCACCCCCGACCAGAAGCGCGCCCTGCTCGGACTGCGCACCGAGGGCGTCCGCCCCCGCCCCTGCGGCTCGGCGGGCCTGGAGTACCTGGCCGTCGCCAAGGGCGAGCTCGACGCCGTCGCCTTCTCCTGGGAGTACGCCTGGGACCACGCCGCCGGACTGCTCCTGGTCGCGGAGGCGGGCGGCACGGACCGCACCCTCACCGGCGAGCGGTACCGCATCACCGGGGGCAACGCGCTGCCCTTCACCGCGGCCCGGGACGCGGCCACCGCGGAGTGGGTCCGGTCACTGCTCGGGGCCGGGTAA
- a CDS encoding sensor histidine kinase: MGDRAFIEVGNTGPVVDPEELPELFEPFRRGAERRADGAGLGLAVVRAITATHHGEITAGPRPGGGLTVRVELPRRSGETAGS, encoded by the coding sequence GTGGGCGACCGGGCCTTCATCGAGGTCGGCAACACCGGACCCGTCGTCGACCCCGAGGAGCTCCCCGAGCTGTTCGAACCGTTCCGGCGCGGAGCCGAGCGCCGCGCCGACGGCGCCGGCCTCGGCCTCGCCGTCGTCCGGGCGATCACGGCCACCCACCACGGCGAGATCACCGCCGGTCCCCGGCCCGGGGGCGGCCTCACGGTCCGGGTCGAACTGCCCCGCAGGTCCGGGGAGACCGCCGGCTCGTGA
- a CDS encoding NUDIX domain-containing protein, with amino-acid sequence MTTSEPADYATYIAGLPRVLAAAAALFRDAAGRILIVEPNYREGWALPGGTVESDTGETPRQAARRETAEEIGLDVPLGPLLAVDWAQRTGRPPIVAYLYDGGVLSDAQCAAIRLQEKELVSWKLIDPAEATAHLPGSLGPRVLAALDALAAGNGPAELEDGRPAR; translated from the coding sequence ATGACGACCTCCGAACCCGCCGACTACGCCACGTACATCGCGGGCCTGCCCCGTGTGCTGGCCGCGGCCGCCGCGCTCTTCCGGGACGCCGCCGGCCGGATCCTGATCGTGGAGCCGAACTACCGGGAGGGCTGGGCGCTGCCGGGCGGCACGGTCGAGTCCGACACGGGCGAGACGCCCCGCCAGGCGGCCCGCCGGGAGACCGCCGAGGAGATCGGCCTGGACGTGCCGCTGGGCCCGCTCCTGGCGGTCGACTGGGCGCAGCGGACGGGACGGCCGCCGATCGTGGCGTACCTGTACGACGGCGGGGTGCTGTCGGACGCGCAGTGCGCGGCGATCCGGCTCCAGGAGAAGGAGCTGGTCTCCTGGAAGCTGATCGACCCGGCCGAGGCCACGGCCCACCTGCCGGGCAGTCTGGGCCCGCGGGTGCTGGCGGCCCTCGACGCCCTGGCGGCCGGCAACGGCCCGGCGGAGCTGGAGGACGGCCGCCCGGCCCGCTGA
- a CDS encoding AlkA N-terminal domain-containing protein, whose protein sequence is MHTDTERCVRAVRSKDARFDGVFFTAVRTTRIYCRPSCPAVPPKDENMEFHPSAASCQRAGFRACKRCRPDTSPGSPQWDVRADAVARAMRLIRDGVVDREGVPGLAARLGYSARQIERQLLAELGAGPLALARAQRAQTARLLIETTPLPMAEIAFAAGFSSIRTFNDTVREVFALAPGELRSRAGGPRTAPAATPGTIALRLPFRAPLNPSNLFGHLAATAVPGVEEWRDGAYRRTLALPYGHGIVALAPRADHVLCRLSLTDPRDLTHAISRCRWLLDLDADPVAVDGQLRADPLLAPLVDAAPGRRVPRTVDAAEFAVRAVLGQQVSTAAARTHAARLVTAHGVPVDDPEGGLTHLFPAPAALAGLDPETLALPRSRRTTLLTLVRALADGALTLGPESDWDEARARLRDLPGFGPWTTEVIAMRALGDPDAFLPGDLGVRRAAEGLGLPGTPAALTARAAHWRPWRAYAVQYLWATDAHPINHLPA, encoded by the coding sequence ATGCACACCGACACCGAGCGCTGCGTGCGGGCCGTCCGCTCGAAGGACGCCCGCTTCGACGGCGTCTTCTTCACCGCCGTCCGCACCACTCGGATCTACTGCCGGCCCAGCTGCCCGGCCGTCCCGCCCAAGGACGAGAACATGGAGTTCCACCCCAGCGCCGCCTCCTGCCAGCGGGCCGGGTTCCGGGCCTGCAAGCGCTGCCGCCCCGACACCAGCCCCGGCTCGCCGCAGTGGGACGTGCGCGCCGACGCCGTCGCCCGTGCCATGCGCCTGATCCGGGACGGGGTCGTGGACCGGGAGGGCGTGCCGGGGCTCGCCGCCCGGCTCGGCTACTCCGCCCGCCAGATCGAGCGGCAGCTGCTCGCCGAGCTCGGCGCCGGGCCGCTCGCGCTCGCCCGCGCCCAGCGCGCCCAGACCGCCCGGCTGCTCATCGAGACCACCCCGCTGCCGATGGCCGAGATCGCCTTCGCGGCCGGCTTCTCCTCCATCCGCACCTTCAACGACACCGTCCGCGAGGTCTTCGCCCTCGCCCCCGGCGAACTCCGCTCCCGCGCCGGCGGACCCCGCACCGCCCCCGCCGCGACCCCCGGCACGATCGCCCTCCGGCTGCCGTTCCGCGCCCCGCTCAACCCCTCCAACCTCTTCGGCCACCTCGCCGCGACCGCCGTCCCCGGCGTCGAGGAGTGGCGCGACGGCGCCTACCGCAGGACCCTCGCCCTCCCGTACGGGCACGGCATCGTCGCCCTCGCGCCCCGCGCCGACCACGTCCTGTGCCGGCTCTCCCTCACCGACCCCCGCGACCTCACCCACGCCATTAGCCGCTGCCGCTGGCTGCTCGACCTGGACGCTGACCCCGTCGCCGTCGACGGGCAGCTGCGCGCCGACCCGCTGCTCGCGCCGCTGGTCGACGCGGCGCCCGGACGACGGGTGCCGCGCACCGTGGACGCCGCCGAGTTCGCCGTCCGGGCCGTGCTCGGCCAGCAGGTCTCCACGGCCGCCGCCCGCACCCACGCGGCCCGCCTGGTCACCGCGCACGGCGTCCCCGTCGACGACCCCGAGGGCGGTCTCACCCACCTCTTCCCGGCCCCCGCGGCCCTCGCCGGGCTCGACCCGGAGACCCTCGCGCTGCCCCGCAGCCGCCGCACCACCCTGCTCACCCTCGTCCGGGCCCTCGCCGACGGCGCCCTCACCCTGGGCCCGGAGAGCGACTGGGACGAGGCCCGTGCCCGGCTGCGGGACCTGCCCGGCTTCGGCCCGTGGACCACCGAGGTCATCGCGATGCGCGCGCTCGGCGACCCCGACGCCTTCCTCCCCGGCGACCTCGGCGTCCGCCGTGCCGCCGAAGGCCTCGGCCTGCCCGGCACCCCCGCCGCGCTCACCGCCCGCGCCGCCCACTGGCGGCCCTGGCGGGCCTACGCGGTCCAGTACCTCTGGGCCACCGACGCCCACCCGATCAACCACCTCCCCGCCTAA
- a CDS encoding methylated-DNA--[protein]-cysteine S-methyltransferase, which produces MPTLQHTVVDSPYDPLTLVAVDGVLSRIHMTGQRHRPPEDTFGTPDPRPFDEAVRQLDAYFAGELTAFDLPLHLVGTPFQLRVWEQLRLIPYGETRTYGELAEALGNPGASRAVGLANGKNPVSIVVPCHRVIGAGGSLTGYGGGLDRKQRLLAFESGAGAAGDTLF; this is translated from the coding sequence ATGCCCACCCTCCAGCACACGGTCGTGGACAGCCCCTACGACCCGCTGACCCTGGTAGCCGTCGACGGCGTCCTCAGCCGCATCCACATGACCGGCCAGCGCCACCGCCCGCCGGAGGACACCTTCGGCACGCCCGACCCCCGCCCCTTCGACGAGGCGGTCCGCCAGCTCGACGCCTACTTCGCCGGCGAACTCACCGCGTTCGACCTGCCGTTGCACCTCGTCGGCACCCCGTTCCAGCTGCGCGTCTGGGAGCAGCTGAGGCTCATCCCGTACGGGGAGACCCGGACGTACGGCGAACTCGCCGAGGCCCTCGGCAACCCCGGCGCCTCCCGCGCGGTCGGCCTGGCCAACGGCAAGAACCCGGTCTCCATCGTCGTCCCCTGCCACCGCGTCATCGGCGCCGGCGGCTCCCTCACCGGCTACGGCGGCGGCCTGGACCGCAAGCAGCGCCTGCTCGCCTTCGAGTCGGGCGCCGGAGCCGCCGGGGACACCCTCTTCTAG
- a CDS encoding phytoene desaturase family protein, producing the protein MTSMLDAVVVGAGPNGLTAAVELSRRGFSVAVFEAKSTVGGGARTEELTLPGFRHDPCSAVHPLGAGSPVFKTMPLDRHGLEWLHPALPMAHPWDDGTAAVLSRSVAETAASFGPRDAGTYRRLVAPFLGRWDTLSADFMQLPLTALPRDPVTLARFGLAGVPPSTWLTRRFRDEKARALFAGLVGHVIAPLDGFATSAVGLVFALAAHAGGWPLPRGGSQSISDALAAYLKELGGAVHTDYEVKRLDDLPPARAYVFDTSPTALARIAGLGGHYDSYRYGASAFKIDYALSGPVPWTAEAARRAGTVQIGPTAGEIGTALRQASSGTAPDTPFLIAAQPSLVDPGRAPEGKHVFWVYGHVPNGWRGDLTDAIERQIERFAPGFRDLVLARATAGPPELAERNANYVGGDIACGAARGLQLVLRPKLSLFPYSTPHPAVFLCSSATPPGPGVHGMSGHNAAKAVWRRLRALVR; encoded by the coding sequence GTGACGTCGATGCTCGATGCCGTCGTCGTGGGGGCGGGACCCAACGGACTGACCGCCGCCGTGGAGCTCTCCCGGCGCGGCTTCTCCGTGGCGGTCTTCGAGGCGAAGTCCACCGTGGGCGGCGGAGCGCGGACCGAGGAGCTCACGCTCCCCGGCTTCCGCCACGACCCCTGCTCGGCGGTCCACCCGCTGGGCGCCGGATCGCCGGTCTTCAAGACGATGCCGCTGGACCGCCACGGCCTGGAGTGGCTGCACCCCGCGCTGCCCATGGCCCACCCCTGGGACGACGGCACCGCGGCCGTCCTCTCCCGCTCCGTCGCCGAGACCGCCGCCTCCTTCGGCCCGCGCGACGCCGGCACCTACCGGCGGCTCGTCGCGCCCTTCCTCGGCAGGTGGGACACCCTCAGCGCGGACTTCATGCAGCTGCCGCTCACGGCGCTGCCCCGCGACCCGGTCACCCTCGCCCGCTTCGGACTCGCCGGCGTCCCGCCGTCGACCTGGCTGACCCGCCGCTTCCGCGACGAGAAGGCGCGCGCCCTGTTCGCCGGGCTCGTCGGCCATGTCATCGCCCCGCTCGACGGCTTCGCGACCAGCGCCGTCGGCCTGGTCTTCGCGCTGGCCGCGCACGCGGGCGGCTGGCCGCTGCCCCGCGGCGGCTCCCAGTCCATCTCCGACGCCCTCGCCGCGTACCTCAAGGAGCTCGGCGGCGCCGTCCACACCGACTACGAGGTCAAGCGGCTGGACGACCTCCCGCCGGCCCGCGCGTACGTCTTCGACACCTCGCCCACCGCCCTCGCCCGGATCGCCGGCCTCGGCGGCCACTACGACTCCTACCGCTACGGCGCCAGCGCGTTCAAGATCGACTACGCGCTCTCGGGGCCCGTGCCGTGGACCGCCGAGGCCGCGCGCCGGGCCGGCACCGTCCAGATCGGTCCCACCGCGGGGGAGATCGGCACCGCCCTGCGCCAGGCCTCCTCCGGCACGGCCCCCGACACCCCCTTCCTCATCGCCGCCCAGCCCAGCCTCGTCGACCCCGGCCGCGCCCCCGAGGGCAAGCACGTCTTCTGGGTCTACGGCCACGTCCCCAACGGCTGGCGGGGCGACCTCACCGACGCGATCGAGCGGCAGATCGAGCGCTTCGCCCCCGGCTTCCGCGACCTCGTCCTGGCCCGCGCCACCGCCGGCCCGCCCGAACTCGCTGAGCGCAACGCGAACTACGTCGGCGGCGACATCGCCTGCGGTGCCGCCCGCGGCCTCCAGCTGGTGCTGCGCCCCAAGCTGTCCCTCTTCCCCTACTCCACCCCGCACCCGGCGGTCTTCCTCTGCTCCTCCGCCACCCCGCCGGGCCCCGGGGTCCACGGCATGTCCGGGCACAACGCGGCCAAGGCGGTCTGGCGCCGACTGCGCGCCCTCGTCCGGTAG
- a CDS encoding lipoate--protein ligase family protein, with amino-acid sequence MHGEYKVPGGKLVVVDLDVEDGALRRVRVAGDFFLEPDEAILAIDRALEGAAADTDAAGLAARIDAALPPGTQMYGLTTEGIGVAVRRALAHATDWTDYAWQLIHEPPQSPALHMALDEVLTAEVAAGRRPPTLRVWEWGSPAVVIGSFQSLRNEVDPEAAERHGIEVVRRISGGGAMFIEPGNTITYSLSVPDALVQGLSFTDSYAYLDDWVLGALGDMGVKAWYQPLNDIATEAGKIAGAAQKRMVTGGGAVLHHVTMAYDIDADKMTEVLRIGREKLSDKGTKSAKKRVDPLRRQTGLPREAVIERMVASFRSRYGLSEGTVTEEELARAKELAETKFATPEWTARVP; translated from the coding sequence GTGCACGGCGAGTACAAGGTTCCGGGCGGCAAGCTGGTCGTCGTCGACCTCGACGTGGAGGACGGCGCGCTGCGCCGGGTCCGGGTCGCGGGCGACTTCTTCCTGGAACCCGACGAGGCGATCCTGGCGATCGACCGCGCGCTGGAGGGCGCAGCGGCCGACACGGACGCGGCCGGTCTCGCCGCCCGGATCGACGCGGCGCTGCCGCCGGGGACGCAGATGTACGGGCTGACCACGGAGGGCATCGGGGTGGCGGTCCGCCGGGCCCTGGCGCACGCCACGGACTGGACGGACTACGCCTGGCAGCTGATCCACGAGCCGCCGCAGTCCCCCGCCCTGCACATGGCGCTCGACGAGGTGCTGACCGCCGAGGTCGCCGCGGGCCGCCGGCCGCCGACCCTGCGGGTGTGGGAGTGGGGCTCCCCCGCCGTCGTCATCGGCAGCTTCCAGTCGCTGCGCAACGAGGTGGACCCGGAGGCGGCGGAGCGGCACGGCATCGAGGTGGTGCGCCGGATCAGCGGCGGCGGGGCGATGTTCATCGAGCCGGGCAACACCATCACGTACTCGCTCTCGGTCCCCGACGCCCTGGTCCAGGGCCTGTCCTTCACCGACAGCTACGCGTATCTGGACGACTGGGTGCTGGGCGCCCTCGGCGACATGGGCGTCAAGGCGTGGTACCAGCCGCTCAACGACATCGCGACCGAGGCGGGCAAGATCGCGGGCGCCGCGCAGAAGCGCATGGTCACGGGCGGCGGTGCGGTGCTGCACCACGTGACCATGGCGTACGACATCGACGCCGACAAGATGACCGAGGTGCTGCGCATCGGCCGGGAGAAGCTCTCCGACAAGGGCACCAAGAGCGCCAAGAAGCGCGTGGACCCGCTGCGCCGCCAGACCGGGCTGCCCCGGGAGGCGGTCATCGAGCGGATGGTCGCCTCCTTCCGCTCCCGTTACGGCCTGTCCGAGGGCACGGTCACGGAGGAGGAGCTGGCCCGGGCGAAGGAGCTCGCGGAGACGAAGTTCGCCACCCCGGAGTGGACCGCCCGGGTGCCGTGA